In one Choloepus didactylus isolate mChoDid1 chromosome 1, mChoDid1.pri, whole genome shotgun sequence genomic region, the following are encoded:
- the LOC119531830 gene encoding olfactory receptor 5K3-like has product MIEHNHSMTTEFILLGFTDQPEVKILLFLVFFVIYLITMVGNLGLVALIHMENRLHTPMYILLGNLALMDSCCSCAITPKMLENFFSEDRMISLYECMAQFYFLCLAETADCFLLAAMAYDRYVAICSPLQYHTRMSKKLCIQMTTGIYIVGYLHPLIHVGFLFRLTFCGSHQINHFFCDVFPLYRLSCVDPYINELMIMLCTGSIQVFTITVVLISYICILFSIFKMKSKEGRGKALLTCASHFFSVSIFYGSLLFVYVQPSAAKEEDEDISVAVFYTLVIPLLNPFIYSLRNKEVINVMKRIMKMNKSCNILK; this is encoded by the coding sequence ATGATTGAGCATAACCACTCCATGACAACTGAATTTATTCTCCTAGGATTTACAGATCAACCAGAGGTGAAGATCCTTCTCTTTTTGGTGTTCTTTGTCATCTATCTGATTACCATGGTGGGGAATCTTGGTTTAGTTGCACTGATTCACATGGAGAATCGTCTTCACACACCAATGTACATACTTCTGGGCAACCTGGCTCTGATGGATTCCTGCTGTTCCTGTGCAATTACCCCAAAGATGTTAGAAAACTTCTTCTCTGAAGACAGAATGATTTCCCTCTATGAATGCATGGCacaattttatttcctctgtCTTGCTGAAACTGCAGACTGCTTTCTTCTGGCAGCAATGGCTTATGACCGGTATGTGGCAATATGCAGCCCACTGCAGTACCACACCAGGATGTCAAAGAAACTCTGCATTCAGATGACCACAGGGATCTATATAGTTGGATACCTGCATCCATTGATtcatgtagggtttctgtttaggttgaCTTTCTGTGGTTCTCATCAAATCAATCATTTCTTTTGTGATGTTTTCCCACTGTACAGACTTTCTTGTGTTGACCCCTATATCAATGAACTGATGATAATGCTCTGTACAGGGTCAATCCAAGTCTTTACTATTACTGTAGTTCTCATCTCTTATATCTGCATccttttcagtattttcaaaatgaaatcaaaagagggaagaggcAAAGCCTTATTGACTTGTGCATCccactttttctctgtctcaatATTCTATGGTTCTCTTCTTTTTGTGTATGTTCAACCAAGTGCAGCTAAAGAAGAAGATGAAGATATATCTGTTGCTGTTTTTTATACTTTAGTAATTCCTTTATTAAACCCTTTTATTTATAGTTTAAGAAATAAGGAAGTAATAAATGTTATGAAAAGAATTATGAAGATGAATAAATCTTGtaatattctgaaataa